The genomic window ATCGCGCCCTTGAGGCCCTTGCCCCCGTACGCGAAGTCGGCCGCGACCCCGGCCCTGCGCAGCCGGGTGACCACGCCGAACAGCACCCGGCGCGCCTCCTCGCCCAGCGGGACCGCGAACACACTGGTGCCGGCGGGCAGTTCGAGCGTGATGCCCTCGGCCTCCAGCGCCAGGACCGTACGGTCCACGCCCAGCGCCCAGCCGACCGACGGCAGCGCGGGCCCGCCGATCATCTCGGAGAGGCCGTCGTAGCGGCCGCCGCCGCCGACCGCCGACTGCGAGCCGAGACCGTCGTGGACGAACTCGAAGGTCGTGCGCGTGTAGTAGTCGAGCCCGCGCACCAGCTTCTCGTCGTCCTCGTAGGCGACCCCGGCCGCCGTCAGCAGCTCGCGGACCTCCTCGTGGTACGCCTTGCAGGCGTCGCACAGGTAGTCGCGCAGCAGCGGCACGCCCACGAGCTGCTTCTGGACGCTGTCGCGCTTGTCGTCGAGGACCCGCAGCGGGTTGATGTCGACGCGGCGCAGGGTGTCCTCGTCGAGGTCGAGCCCGCGCAGGAAGCCCTGGAGCGCGTCACGGTAGACGGGACGGCACTCCTTGTCGCCGAGGGAGTTCAGCAGGATGCGGAAGTCGCTGAGGCCCAGCGAGCGGTACGCCTGGTCGGCGAGGATGATCAGCTCGGCGTCGAGCGCCGGGTCCTCGGCGCCGATCGCCTCGGCGCCGACCTGCGAGAAGTGCCGGTAACGGCCCTTCTGCGGGCGCTCGTAGCGGTAGTAGGAGCCCGAGTACCAGAGCTTGACCGGGAGGTTGCCCGCCTTGTGCAGGTTGGCCTCCAGGGCCGCGCGCAGCACGGAGGCGGTGCCCTCGGGGCGCAGGGCGAGCCTGTCGCCGCCCTTGGTCTCGAAGGCGTACATCTCCTTGGTGACGATGTCGGTGGACTCGCCGACACCGCGCGCGAACAGCTCG from Streptomyces sp. FIT100 includes these protein-coding regions:
- the hisS gene encoding histidine--tRNA ligase, with the translated sequence MSTFQAPKGTYDLIPPDSATYLAVREAIAAPLRNSGYGYIETPGFENVELFARGVGESTDIVTKEMYAFETKGGDRLALRPEGTASVLRAALEANLHKAGNLPVKLWYSGSYYRYERPQKGRYRHFSQVGAEAIGAEDPALDAELIILADQAYRSLGLSDFRILLNSLGDKECRPVYRDALQGFLRGLDLDEDTLRRVDINPLRVLDDKRDSVQKQLVGVPLLRDYLCDACKAYHEEVRELLTAAGVAYEDDEKLVRGLDYYTRTTFEFVHDGLGSQSAVGGGGRYDGLSEMIGGPALPSVGWALGVDRTVLALEAEGITLELPAGTSVFAVPLGEEARRVLFGVVTRLRRAGVAADFAYGGKGLKGAMKSANRSGARFTLVAGERDLAEGVVQLKDMQSGEQAPVALDAVVEELRARLA